In the genome of Cupriavidus taiwanensis, one region contains:
- a CDS encoding AraC family transcriptional regulator → MPLVSRHHVRFARLRFPFAVHVQALHGTASLRDANARREVRPGDPFVVHAFAHFDCDLPGTWQQPCAIVLTAVPDSDCPRLAGKPAERPWSRQFAGLVFSRPDTDWNAERLAAQWQVPARLVRARLFAEGEALHPLLREQRAAHALHALASAGGLVPALDQLATHAGLRSANALARAWHDWFGIDAMRLLEDCRAGGRTLAPTATWPGLVRAAA, encoded by the coding sequence ATGCCGCTTGTCAGCCGTCACCACGTCCGCTTTGCCCGCCTGCGCTTTCCCTTTGCCGTCCATGTGCAAGCCCTGCACGGCACTGCCAGCTTGCGCGATGCCAACGCGCGGCGCGAAGTGCGGCCCGGCGATCCGTTCGTGGTGCACGCCTTCGCCCACTTCGATTGCGACCTGCCTGGCACCTGGCAGCAACCCTGCGCCATCGTCCTGACCGCCGTGCCGGACAGCGACTGTCCGCGCCTGGCCGGCAAGCCCGCCGAGCGCCCGTGGTCGCGCCAGTTCGCCGGCCTGGTCTTTTCCCGCCCCGACACCGACTGGAACGCCGAGCGCCTGGCGGCGCAATGGCAAGTGCCGGCGCGCCTGGTGCGCGCGCGCCTCTTTGCCGAAGGCGAGGCGCTGCATCCGCTGCTGCGCGAGCAACGCGCCGCGCATGCGCTGCACGCGCTGGCCAGCGCCGGCGGCCTGGTGCCCGCGCTGGACCAGCTGGCCACGCACGCGGGCCTGCGTTCAGCCAACGCGCTGGCGCGCGCCTGGCACGACTGGTTCGGCATCGACGCCATGCGGCTGCTCGAAGATTGCCGCGCTGGCGGCCGCACGCTCGCGCCGACGGCAACCTGGCCGGGGCTGGTACGGGCGGCTGCCTGA
- a CDS encoding response regulator: protein MPHARLLLIDDHTLFRTGLRLVLADSPSVAHILEAGSVMQAVQDHDGAALDIMLLDIQMPGLNGIEGVKVLRRHFPAARILIVSGTSGLETIPPEVRREISGFLPKSADAREIEEAIACCLAGGTHFSGEADAAAPPQQSYAASTLTPRQLEVLHQLTLGRSNKVIAYHMGLSENTVRVHVAAILNHLGVVSRVEAILEAQRRGLVQAVR from the coding sequence ATGCCCCACGCCCGCCTGCTGCTGATCGACGACCATACCTTGTTCCGCACCGGCCTGCGCCTGGTGCTGGCCGACAGCCCGAGCGTGGCGCATATCCTCGAGGCCGGTTCGGTCATGCAGGCGGTGCAGGACCACGACGGCGCGGCGCTCGACATCATGCTGCTCGATATCCAGATGCCGGGCCTGAACGGCATCGAGGGCGTCAAGGTGTTGCGCCGGCATTTCCCGGCGGCGCGCATCCTGATCGTGTCGGGCACTTCGGGGCTGGAAACCATCCCGCCGGAAGTACGGCGCGAGATTTCGGGGTTCCTGCCCAAGTCCGCCGACGCACGCGAGATCGAGGAGGCGATCGCGTGCTGCCTGGCCGGCGGCACCCATTTTTCCGGCGAGGCCGATGCCGCGGCACCGCCCCAGCAGTCCTACGCCGCGAGCACACTCACACCGCGCCAGCTGGAGGTGCTGCATCAACTGACGCTCGGCCGCTCGAACAAGGTCATTGCCTACCATATGGGCCTGTCCGAGAACACCGTGCGCGTCCATGTCGCGGCCATTCTCAATCATCTCGGCGTGGTCAGCCGCGTTGAAGCCATCCTTGAAGCCCAGCGGCGCGGCCTGGTACAGGCGGTGCGATGA
- a CDS encoding ATP-binding response regulator yields the protein MTVETNDPAAPARSPLRWLPGYDAPRLLAAQMNLIDQSFGCAMAGCSLAALILAIGLTLNGDRPGALPWAGAMVLVCAVAYFGRLRLPGRLTEAGAPRYARGMTAMLVLIGALWGLVAWLYLDVRMPAVVICILSLIAGMSAAALAVFSACLPVAIGFFVPAIVPVWIAFLATGDIEYLPMFLGTPLYLCVLLVFARNYARVARQSIALRFENVELISQLREQTARAEAAQHAAEDASRAKSVFLASASHDLRQPLHAMGLFLVSLGRTWLDERQRQLLAHIEASSGAAREMLNSLLDFSKLEAGVITPRARAFRLQPLLHKLENEFAPQAEARGLVYRTRDTTVTLHGDPTLVELVLRNLIANAIRYTQQGGVLVACRQRGVLATIEVWDTGIGIPAAQHRDIFREFHQLGNPERDQRKGLGLGLAIVEGLARTMQTRVTLASTPGRGSVFRFSLRQAWEPPEESPLVPAARALDGLRVLVIDDDEAIRSAMSELLSAWRCECCTVESEEQALASLAGFTPGLVLADYRLRGHRTGQQALDAIRQRLGRHVPAIIITGDTAADRLRTAHATGTALLHKPVVPQELQAAIDTLLREFPAQDRGAADRQAAVT from the coding sequence ATGACGGTGGAGACAAACGACCCGGCCGCCCCCGCGCGCAGCCCGCTGCGCTGGCTGCCCGGCTACGATGCGCCGCGCCTGCTCGCCGCGCAGATGAACCTGATCGACCAGAGCTTCGGCTGCGCGATGGCAGGCTGTTCGCTGGCAGCCCTCATCCTGGCGATCGGCCTGACCCTGAACGGCGACCGCCCCGGTGCCCTGCCCTGGGCGGGCGCGATGGTACTGGTTTGCGCCGTGGCCTACTTTGGACGGCTGCGCTTGCCCGGGCGGCTGACCGAAGCCGGCGCCCCACGCTATGCGCGCGGCATGACCGCCATGCTGGTGCTGATCGGCGCGCTGTGGGGACTGGTGGCGTGGCTATACCTGGACGTGCGCATGCCGGCGGTGGTGATCTGCATCCTGTCGCTGATCGCCGGGATGAGCGCTGCCGCGCTCGCGGTATTCTCGGCATGCCTGCCGGTGGCGATCGGTTTCTTCGTGCCGGCGATCGTACCGGTATGGATCGCCTTCCTGGCCACCGGCGATATCGAATACTTGCCGATGTTCCTCGGCACGCCGCTGTACCTGTGCGTGCTGCTGGTCTTCGCGCGCAACTATGCGCGTGTGGCGCGGCAATCGATTGCGCTGCGCTTCGAGAACGTGGAACTGATCTCGCAGCTGCGCGAACAGACCGCGCGCGCCGAGGCCGCGCAGCACGCGGCCGAGGACGCCAGCCGCGCCAAATCGGTATTCCTGGCCTCCGCAAGCCATGACCTGCGCCAGCCGCTGCACGCGATGGGGCTATTCCTGGTATCGCTGGGCCGCACCTGGCTGGATGAACGCCAGCGCCAGTTGCTGGCGCATATCGAAGCGTCTTCCGGGGCCGCGCGCGAGATGCTGAACTCGCTGCTGGACTTCTCCAAGCTCGAGGCCGGCGTGATTACGCCGCGCGCGCGCGCGTTCCGCCTGCAGCCCCTGCTGCACAAGCTGGAGAACGAGTTCGCACCGCAGGCCGAGGCGCGCGGGCTGGTGTATCGCACGCGGGATACCACCGTCACACTGCATGGCGACCCCACGCTGGTCGAACTGGTGCTGCGCAACCTGATTGCCAATGCCATCCGCTACACGCAGCAAGGCGGCGTGCTGGTGGCTTGCCGCCAGCGCGGCGTGCTGGCCACCATCGAAGTCTGGGACACCGGCATCGGCATTCCCGCCGCACAGCACCGCGACATCTTTCGGGAATTCCATCAGCTGGGCAATCCCGAGCGTGACCAGCGCAAGGGGCTCGGGCTTGGGCTGGCCATTGTCGAGGGCCTGGCGCGGACGATGCAGACGCGCGTGACCCTCGCGTCCACCCCGGGGCGGGGGTCCGTGTTTCGCTTCAGCCTGCGGCAGGCATGGGAACCCCCGGAAGAGAGCCCGCTGGTGCCGGCAGCGCGCGCGCTCGATGGGCTCCGTGTGCTGGTGATCGATGATGACGAGGCCATCCGCAGCGCGATGTCCGAGCTGCTGTCGGCCTGGCGCTGCGAGTGCTGCACAGTCGAATCCGAAGAACAGGCGCTGGCCTCGCTGGCCGGGTTCACACCGGGGCTGGTTCTGGCCGACTACCGCCTGCGCGGACACCGTACCGGCCAGCAGGCGCTGGACGCGATCCGGCAGCGGCTGGGCCGGCACGTGCCGGCCATCATCATTACGGGGGATACTGCGGCCGACCGCCTGCGCACCGCGCACGCGACCGGCACAGCATTGCTGCACAAGCCAGTGGTGCCACAGGAATTGCAGGCGGCCATCGACACCCTGCTGCGGGAATTCCCGGCACAGGACAGAGGCGCGGCGGACCGCCAGGCGGCGGTGACGTAG
- a CDS encoding VOC family protein: MKPRITLITLGVDDLQRAVSFYRDGLGLPTAGIVGEQFEHGAVAFFDLQAGLKLALWPRASLAHDAGLQVTPRALTDVSLAHNVADKAEVDAVMAQALGAGASVVKPAQDTFWGGYAGYFQDPDGHLWEIAWNPEMLPAD; the protein is encoded by the coding sequence ATGAAACCGAGGATTACGCTGATCACGCTGGGTGTCGATGACTTGCAGCGTGCGGTGAGCTTTTATCGCGACGGGCTCGGCCTGCCTACCGCGGGCATTGTCGGCGAGCAGTTCGAGCACGGCGCGGTGGCGTTCTTTGACCTGCAGGCCGGCCTCAAGCTGGCGCTCTGGCCGCGCGCCAGCCTGGCGCATGATGCCGGACTGCAGGTAACGCCGCGCGCGCTGACCGATGTCTCGCTGGCCCATAACGTCGCCGACAAGGCCGAAGTCGATGCGGTGATGGCGCAGGCACTGGGCGCCGGTGCCAGCGTGGTCAAGCCGGCACAGGACACCTTCTGGGGCGGATACGCCGGCTACTTCCAGGATCCGGACGGGCATCTGTGGGAAATTGCATGGAACCCCGAGATGCTGCCGGCCGATTGA
- a CDS encoding NADH:flavin oxidoreductase/NADH oxidase codes for MSQLFEPLAIGGLTLANRITIAPMCQYSAHDGNAGDWHMIHLGSLALSGAGMLIVEATAVSAEGRITPYDLGLYSDDNEAALGRVVNAMRTHSPIAIAIQLGHAGRKASSQAPWDGGQQIAPDAPLGWHAVAPSAVPHGAAEAAPVALDRAGMDKVRDDFVAAARRAARLGLDGIEIHAAHGYLLHQFLSPLANHRGDEYGGSLENRMRFPIEVFDAVREAFPAQRPVWMRISATDWVPGGWDIEGTVALSKALKARGCAAVHVTTGGVSPQQAIKLGPGYQVPYAQRVKAEVGLPTIAVGLITEPEQAEAIIANQEADAVSLARAMLYDPRWPWHAAARLGASVQAPKQYWRSQPRELKDLFAGAAFGQR; via the coding sequence ATGAGCCAACTGTTCGAGCCGCTCGCCATCGGCGGCCTCACCCTTGCCAACCGCATCACGATCGCGCCGATGTGCCAGTATTCCGCGCACGACGGCAATGCGGGCGACTGGCACATGATCCACCTGGGTTCGCTGGCGCTGTCGGGCGCGGGCATGCTGATTGTCGAGGCCACGGCGGTGTCCGCGGAAGGGCGCATCACGCCGTATGACCTGGGCCTGTATTCGGACGACAACGAGGCGGCACTGGGCCGCGTGGTCAACGCGATGCGCACGCATTCTCCGATCGCCATCGCGATCCAGCTGGGGCATGCCGGCCGCAAGGCGTCGAGCCAGGCGCCGTGGGACGGCGGTCAGCAGATTGCCCCGGACGCGCCCTTGGGCTGGCATGCGGTGGCGCCTTCGGCGGTGCCGCATGGTGCAGCGGAAGCCGCGCCGGTGGCGCTGGACCGCGCGGGCATGGACAAGGTGCGCGATGACTTTGTCGCCGCGGCAAGGCGCGCAGCGCGGCTGGGGCTGGATGGCATCGAGATCCACGCCGCGCATGGCTATCTGCTGCATCAGTTCCTGTCGCCGCTGGCCAACCACCGGGGCGACGAATACGGCGGCAGCCTGGAGAACCGGATGCGCTTCCCGATTGAAGTGTTCGACGCGGTGCGCGAGGCGTTTCCGGCGCAGCGGCCAGTATGGATGCGCATCTCGGCAACCGACTGGGTGCCGGGCGGATGGGATATCGAGGGCACAGTCGCCTTGTCGAAAGCGCTGAAGGCGCGCGGTTGCGCGGCGGTCCACGTGACCACCGGCGGGGTCTCACCGCAGCAGGCGATCAAGCTCGGGCCCGGATACCAGGTGCCCTACGCGCAGCGGGTGAAGGCGGAGGTGGGCCTGCCGACCATTGCAGTCGGGCTCATCACCGAGCCGGAGCAGGCCGAAGCCATCATCGCCAATCAGGAAGCCGACGCGGTATCGCTGGCCCGTGCCATGCTGTATGACCCCCGCTGGCCCTGGCATGCCGCCGCGCGGCTGGGTGCGAGCGTGCAGGCGCCGAAGCAATACTGGCGTTCGCAGCCGCGCGAACTGAAAGACCTGTTCGCCGGCGCGGCGTTTGGGCAGCGCTAG
- a CDS encoding DUF2235 domain-containing protein — MIGIFSDLQKRLMKAIEGRRPRISAVRLSVFGFSRGAAEARTFCQWIRKATGMKVGDATLDLRFLGIFDTVASVGEREPLSPAMPASA, encoded by the coding sequence ATGATCGGAATCTTCAGCGACCTTCAAAAGCGCCTAATGAAAGCGATCGAAGGCAGGCGGCCAAGGATCAGTGCCGTCCGACTTTCAGTTTTTGGCTTCTCACGCGGTGCCGCAGAAGCTCGCACCTTTTGCCAGTGGATACGCAAGGCAACCGGCATGAAGGTTGGCGATGCCACGCTCGACTTGCGCTTCCTGGGCATATTCGATACCGTCGCCTCGGTTGGCGAGCGTGAGCCGCTGTCGCCAGCAATGCCGGCATCGGCCTAG
- a CDS encoding DUF3304 domain-containing protein → MRHKRALVAVMIFSALTMLVAACGKGGEQPDDTAASSITPYNHTPDYIHQFYVNDAWGGNSRAYGGGGSFVCCVTYPGKWHEGLTAEVRWTTSSSDPNATGAEAEETWHEAIVPIEKYEKPGNVNVHFLPDGKVRIIISSMGSGHPDYPGPDYPVKPPDFQFEPWRGAASEAEARARSQEAHRVLQVSPDESLSLPQSKCPCIRRNEDEHFLAGLV, encoded by the coding sequence ATGAGGCACAAGCGAGCATTAGTGGCTGTAATGATCTTCTCTGCGTTGACGATGCTGGTCGCGGCGTGCGGCAAAGGGGGCGAGCAACCGGACGATACCGCTGCTTCTAGCATCACTCCTTACAACCATACCCCTGACTACATTCACCAGTTTTATGTCAATGATGCATGGGGTGGTAATTCCCGAGCCTATGGTGGAGGCGGCAGCTTCGTTTGTTGTGTGACTTACCCAGGGAAGTGGCATGAAGGCTTGACTGCCGAGGTCCGGTGGACCACCTCGAGTTCAGATCCGAATGCGACGGGCGCAGAGGCTGAAGAGACGTGGCACGAAGCGATCGTGCCAATTGAGAAATACGAAAAGCCGGGAAACGTCAATGTACATTTCCTGCCTGATGGGAAGGTGAGAATAATCATCTCAAGTATGGGTTCTGGCCACCCCGACTATCCCGGCCCAGACTATCCTGTAAAGCCACCAGACTTCCAATTTGAGCCATGGCGTGGTGCTGCGAGCGAAGCCGAGGCCCGTGCTCGCTCTCAAGAGGCACACCGAGTGCTTCAGGTAAGCCCCGACGAGTCACTATCGCTTCCCCAGAGCAAATGCCCCTGTATCCGAAGGAACGAAGATGAGCACTTTTTAGCCGGGCTGGTATGA
- a CDS encoding DUF4123 domain-containing protein yields MEFAVDVLIPEAVAAQIVQWQSEQEGLSQWLLVDAMLVDFARIQATMRKRGWSIHNVLEHSRFAAFGDMAPHLIGLPTGDAHAQTQIRQLIASGAAAPAFSWLASSQPMEKVCQTLAYLAMVQVDGDMELHCRFAGTRILPELWRVLTDSQRRRVTQNIASWGCLGCQRGRYDVQPPSGHDAGVGSWRAASEFPCSANELSRSRDDAGHKAACGPVAVHRVKPYLC; encoded by the coding sequence GTGGAGTTTGCTGTCGATGTCCTGATACCGGAAGCTGTGGCCGCGCAAATTGTCCAGTGGCAGTCCGAACAAGAAGGCCTTTCACAGTGGCTGCTGGTCGACGCTATGCTTGTGGACTTTGCGAGAATCCAGGCGACCATGCGAAAGCGTGGCTGGTCGATTCACAATGTGCTGGAGCACTCGCGGTTTGCGGCCTTTGGTGATATGGCGCCGCACTTGATTGGGTTGCCCACTGGGGATGCCCATGCGCAAACGCAGATTCGGCAACTCATAGCGTCAGGGGCGGCCGCCCCGGCGTTCAGTTGGTTGGCTTCCTCACAGCCGATGGAGAAGGTATGCCAGACGCTGGCCTATCTGGCGATGGTTCAGGTTGACGGCGACATGGAGCTCCATTGCCGGTTTGCCGGCACGCGCATACTGCCGGAGTTGTGGCGCGTGCTGACGGATTCACAACGTCGCCGGGTGACGCAAAACATTGCATCTTGGGGCTGCTTGGGATGCCAGCGAGGGCGATACGATGTTCAGCCTCCTTCTGGACACGACGCCGGAGTTGGTTCCTGGCGAGCAGCGAGCGAATTTCCATGCAGCGCTAATGAGCTATCTCGATCGCGCGACGACGCTGGGCATAAAGCGGCCTGCGGACCGGTTGCAGTTCATCGTGTTAAGCCTTACCTGTGCTGA
- a CDS encoding T6SS immunity protein Tli4 family protein, producing the protein MTLFACGPRGQAEEPKTTSGVDRFGKRVEIPNPSREDRLAALAPTYVKPADHKSECLGRLMFDTSEKMPMEWAVSSETSKNGSFDGLFQHFDDGTGKGRIQIESSQLNTVFAVYGPLTPKLRDEFLNYREEMNAAALSGLGRALELQKETEDMYMRRPELLGPGIKEHVADDRARLEKELEDIKSGQHRKAIDLRRPNSAAFRADLKAAKPYFRGAIVLGKHIVAFQSMLRGFENYVEPTEDQWKIAESALRELISKLQPRELYEIPKDLGLCLPYAFLRDDGTYGNKISTSFRLADSPAVIYTLSVAAIPGGGASETTILNATGRSATGLLSQLPENTTVKQRLGPRPAKIGALTSEQGGIVVEAKRPGQPPREGYHVYTGYAGWAGSQILPTIEVVMESAARASYPKLTKDAPPYEQARPRLDGLLKSIRLRPTTPPMPELAGIQ; encoded by the coding sequence ATGACATTGTTTGCCTGTGGTCCGCGCGGACAAGCCGAGGAGCCGAAGACCACATCAGGTGTAGATCGCTTTGGAAAACGAGTGGAAATACCGAACCCAAGCCGTGAAGATCGGCTGGCGGCGCTGGCACCGACGTATGTCAAGCCTGCCGACCATAAGTCAGAATGCCTAGGTAGACTGATGTTTGACACGTCGGAGAAGATGCCAATGGAATGGGCGGTTTCATCCGAGACGAGTAAGAATGGATCCTTCGACGGACTTTTCCAGCACTTTGATGACGGGACGGGTAAAGGAAGAATTCAAATCGAATCCAGTCAATTAAATACGGTGTTCGCGGTGTATGGTCCCCTAACTCCAAAGTTGCGTGATGAGTTTTTAAACTACAGGGAGGAAATGAATGCCGCTGCACTCAGCGGGTTGGGACGTGCCCTGGAGCTGCAGAAGGAAACGGAGGACATGTATATGAGGCGACCGGAGCTCCTTGGGCCTGGAATCAAGGAGCACGTAGCTGACGATAGAGCAAGGCTCGAAAAAGAACTCGAGGATATCAAGTCTGGCCAACATCGAAAGGCAATCGACTTACGCCGGCCCAATAGTGCAGCGTTTCGGGCCGATCTAAAAGCGGCCAAGCCCTATTTCCGCGGCGCAATTGTGTTAGGTAAGCACATTGTTGCCTTTCAATCGATGTTGAGAGGCTTTGAGAACTATGTTGAGCCGACTGAAGATCAATGGAAAATCGCCGAGAGTGCTCTGCGCGAGCTGATTAGCAAACTTCAACCCCGGGAGCTTTACGAGATCCCCAAGGACCTGGGCTTGTGCCTACCCTATGCGTTCCTGCGCGACGACGGCACCTATGGCAACAAGATATCCACGTCCTTTCGCCTAGCAGATAGTCCCGCAGTGATCTACACGCTCAGCGTTGCCGCGATTCCTGGCGGTGGAGCATCGGAGACGACGATATTGAACGCGACCGGTCGTTCGGCGACCGGATTACTCAGCCAGTTGCCTGAAAATACAACAGTGAAGCAGCGCCTGGGTCCTCGTCCCGCAAAGATTGGAGCACTGACCTCAGAGCAGGGAGGAATCGTGGTGGAAGCCAAGCGTCCGGGCCAGCCACCGCGGGAGGGCTATCATGTGTACACCGGATACGCCGGCTGGGCGGGTTCGCAAATCTTGCCGACCATCGAGGTGGTGATGGAGTCGGCAGCCCGAGCTTCCTACCCCAAACTGACGAAGGACGCACCACCTTACGAGCAAGCCCGCCCACGGCTGGATGGCTTGCTCAAGAGCATCCGTCTGCGACCCACGACTCCGCCAATGCCGGAGTTGGCCGGCATCCAATAG
- a CDS encoding phospholipase D-like domain-containing protein: MGAPDKQVYQILGEDQKAAKTATSAPGCFVHGKDVFSEPVKGNAVQFFVTGTEYFDNVAKAIEGAQSSVFITGWQVNFDVVLTGKKTLWTCLRTAVRNGASVYVMPWMSPKVGVDTGDLETALTVIQLNAGLPAPRAFVLPAVSQCDQSGALGIAFSHHQKLVVIDNKSAYVGGIDLAYGRRDDGKYSLKADGRQGSEFYNSCVPPIHSLSSVEQTAYLTRAELVAACFDNKAGRAAQFFLSAPMKPLAGAMDAYSAASDKVKDVNKQISDWWVTSDVVPEFVRKAQDKVIDAAQESAASASKWAYQQLGTTLQTKVEKLREYGGAHVADATTALMAWLNGATLDSLPPSLLQNTADTIQAFVMRLVLALQAEGSQRKQCYANLEKLGKLLPAGGKCPDSSVQPRMPWHDVHCRIEGPSVYDLSRNFVRRWNGVALQYERSDGRTVDALLRQLGIAARLKAPRIGAAHRPVRSKTQPGSCWVQVLRSAPKKMRVAEAAGEAEKTTPSVAESSCLSAMLKNIEGASHFIYIEGQFFQSDYGSTMIGNEEAGGGAPASGPMHALMDVKGSPGYQKYAAQLGILGVPPGQIYKSLKWSQIDDVQRDIRGGGADFVNDLKRVMATQAQIAGFSALGPSQKSLKNPICKALGDRITRAIYDGKPFHVYMVLPVHPEGTLDTINIMTQQHLTMQSLVFGSHSLVNRIRRALLAMMYVRERKMEVKRARELANEVKPNVLDEKVRQVEWEQYLTLLNLRNWDVLKNRPVTEQIYVHSKLLIADDRVVVLGSANINDRSQLGDRDSELAVIIHDDKPAVAKLDGNDLQGVGSLVQDLRKGLWRKHFGLMGGAAPAGRLGAPTILDAPANRDTWQAIKTLASANAEAYANAFPHLAKPRNRSSIWATWDDNESVLKGYMPFNERFWRPDQPRDECFTWDAKQRLPEKRPAEIRGFIVALPLQWTLGENNDSKMNLTTLANVDFDEEADRAQRTAAAAFGKSDRANT; the protein is encoded by the coding sequence ATGGGTGCGCCAGACAAGCAGGTGTATCAGATCCTTGGTGAAGACCAGAAGGCCGCAAAGACGGCGACGTCTGCGCCCGGCTGCTTCGTGCACGGCAAGGACGTATTCTCCGAGCCCGTGAAGGGCAACGCGGTGCAGTTCTTTGTCACGGGGACAGAGTACTTCGACAACGTTGCCAAGGCGATAGAAGGCGCGCAGTCGAGCGTGTTTATCACCGGCTGGCAAGTGAATTTCGATGTCGTGCTGACCGGCAAGAAGACGCTCTGGACATGCCTTCGTACCGCCGTCCGAAACGGGGCCAGCGTTTATGTCATGCCCTGGATGTCTCCCAAGGTCGGCGTCGACACAGGAGACCTGGAGACCGCGCTAACGGTGATTCAGCTCAACGCCGGGCTGCCCGCTCCGCGAGCCTTCGTCCTGCCGGCTGTATCGCAATGCGATCAATCCGGTGCATTGGGCATTGCCTTCTCGCATCACCAGAAGCTGGTGGTCATCGATAACAAGTCTGCGTACGTGGGCGGCATCGACCTTGCTTACGGCAGGCGGGATGATGGCAAGTATTCGCTTAAGGCAGACGGGCGGCAGGGCAGCGAGTTCTATAACAGTTGCGTACCACCGATTCATAGCCTCAGCAGCGTAGAACAAACGGCATACCTGACACGCGCCGAACTGGTGGCGGCTTGTTTCGATAACAAGGCGGGTCGTGCGGCGCAATTCTTTCTATCCGCACCAATGAAGCCGCTGGCGGGTGCGATGGACGCGTATTCCGCGGCGAGCGACAAAGTCAAGGACGTCAACAAGCAGATCTCCGACTGGTGGGTGACCAGCGACGTCGTGCCGGAATTCGTGCGAAAGGCCCAGGACAAAGTCATCGACGCCGCACAGGAATCCGCAGCCAGTGCAAGCAAGTGGGCCTACCAGCAGCTGGGAACGACCCTTCAGACTAAGGTCGAAAAACTGCGCGAGTACGGCGGCGCGCATGTAGCCGACGCCACCACCGCGCTGATGGCGTGGCTGAACGGCGCCACGCTGGACAGCTTGCCGCCCAGCCTCCTGCAAAATACAGCCGATACGATCCAGGCCTTTGTCATGCGCCTGGTGCTGGCCCTGCAAGCAGAAGGCAGCCAGCGCAAGCAGTGCTATGCAAACCTGGAGAAGCTGGGGAAACTCTTGCCTGCCGGCGGAAAGTGCCCTGACAGCAGCGTACAGCCGCGCATGCCCTGGCATGACGTGCATTGCCGAATCGAAGGGCCGTCGGTTTATGACCTGAGTCGCAATTTCGTACGGCGCTGGAATGGCGTGGCTCTGCAGTACGAGCGCAGCGATGGCAGGACGGTCGACGCGCTGCTGCGGCAACTCGGTATCGCGGCTCGTCTCAAGGCACCCCGCATCGGGGCTGCACACCGTCCTGTCCGATCCAAGACCCAGCCAGGGTCATGCTGGGTCCAGGTCCTCCGAAGCGCCCCGAAGAAGATGCGGGTGGCCGAGGCTGCCGGAGAGGCGGAAAAGACTACGCCGAGCGTTGCGGAAAGCAGCTGCCTGAGCGCAATGCTGAAGAACATCGAGGGCGCGTCGCATTTTATTTACATCGAGGGTCAGTTTTTTCAGTCCGATTATGGGAGCACCATGATCGGAAACGAGGAAGCGGGCGGCGGTGCCCCGGCCTCAGGACCGATGCATGCGTTGATGGACGTCAAAGGGTCGCCGGGATATCAAAAATATGCCGCGCAACTCGGCATACTTGGTGTGCCGCCCGGACAGATCTATAAGTCCCTCAAATGGAGCCAGATCGACGACGTGCAGCGGGACATCAGGGGAGGCGGCGCCGACTTTGTCAATGACCTGAAGCGGGTCATGGCCACGCAAGCCCAAATCGCTGGCTTCAGTGCCCTGGGACCGTCTCAAAAGTCCCTGAAGAATCCGATTTGCAAGGCGTTGGGTGATCGGATTACACGGGCCATCTACGACGGCAAGCCGTTCCATGTCTACATGGTGTTGCCTGTACATCCCGAGGGGACACTTGACACGATCAACATCATGACGCAACAGCATCTGACGATGCAGTCGCTGGTGTTTGGGAGCCACAGTCTGGTGAATCGGATTCGGCGCGCGTTGCTGGCGATGATGTATGTGCGTGAGCGGAAGATGGAGGTGAAGAGGGCGAGGGAATTAGCAAATGAGGTAAAGCCTAATGTGCTGGATGAGAAGGTTCGACAGGTAGAGTGGGAGCAATACCTGACACTACTCAACTTACGCAATTGGGACGTACTGAAAAATCGGCCTGTCACCGAGCAGATATATGTCCACAGCAAGTTATTGATTGCCGATGATCGCGTGGTGGTTCTTGGCAGTGCAAATATCAATGATCGAAGCCAACTCGGAGACAGAGACTCGGAATTGGCTGTCATCATTCATGATGACAAGCCTGCAGTGGCAAAACTAGACGGAAACGATTTGCAAGGGGTCGGATCGCTCGTGCAAGATTTGCGTAAGGGGTTGTGGAGGAAACACTTTGGGCTGATGGGGGGGGCTGCGCCAGCTGGAAGACTTGGAGCGCCGACCATACTTGACGCGCCTGCTAATCGAGACACTTGGCAAGCCATCAAAACTTTAGCCTCCGCAAATGCTGAGGCATATGCAAACGCCTTCCCACATCTAGCTAAACCCCGAAATCGCAGTTCAATATGGGCGACGTGGGATGATAACGAAAGCGTCCTCAAAGGTTACATGCCATTCAATGAGCGGTTCTGGCGGCCAGATCAACCGCGAGATGAGTGCTTCACTTGGGATGCCAAGCAGCGTTTGCCAGAGAAAAGACCTGCTGAAATTCGAGGCTTTATCGTTGCGTTGCCGCTCCAATGGACGCTTGGTGAAAACAATGATTCAAAGATGAACCTAACTACGTTGGCAAATGTGGATTTTGACGAAGAGGCGGACCGTGCGCAGCGGACCGCAGCGGCTGCTTTTGGTAAATCGGATCGAGCTAATACGTAA